The following is a genomic window from Molothrus ater isolate BHLD 08-10-18 breed brown headed cowbird chromosome 19, BPBGC_Mater_1.1, whole genome shotgun sequence.
aAGGAAATCAGCCTTGAAACAGATGTtacagaggaggaaagggatAAAGTTAAGACATTACTACAGCATGACTGGTTAAAAGGTTTTAGTCCTGTTTTGCCATTGACAGTTAACTATAAATCAGCAGAGGAACATTGTTCTCTAACATAAGCCCTTGTATTTTTAGATAAATGCATTCCACAAATGTTTTGTAAAGGATGTTTCTTTGCCTATAGGATCACTTCTTTCCAAGCCGCAGTGGTACAGCATAAACCACGTTACTAGTAACAATTGTTCCTGCATTTGTTTCTGGAATATAGATCACACAACACAGTTTATTTGGGAATGTCTGTGTACTCTTCTATTTCTGTCCTTCTTATTCAGCCTCACAGAATAAAACAGGCAACTGTGAGTccagggcaggacacagccctgccctaGAGAGATTACAGTCTCCATCAGAAAATACACTGCAAATTATACATGGTGAGGCACAGACCTCAGACAAGCAGCAAGGGAGAACAGCTTGGTTTGGGAAGGAAACTAAGAGAAGCAAGTTTTAAGGGATACCTTGAAGGAAGACggaaataaaaattaggagGGGGAAATCTAGAAATTTCAAGCACTGAACAAGATAGGAGAGGGGTTGTACAGCAGAACAGTGGAAAAAGATGGATGTATACCAGATGAGATCCAGATGCTGAATTTAACCAGATCTTCTGGTACCTTACTTTGGGCAGGTCAAAGACTCTAAACACTGAATACTTAAAACCATAGAGACCaccaagaaaaaatgaaagacaacTTAACTGACCTCCAAAAGTTCCATCACCCCCAAATGAGTGCTGTCTAACAAAATGATCATCCAGCCAGCcttgctcccagctctccattATCACCAGCAGCTTATCTTACCTGTCACCAGCCCCTACCGGGTGGCACTGGGAGACAGGTGGGATGGGTGGTgcagacagagcagctccagcacaggatGCCTGCACTTCCCCCTTGAACTGGGCCAGTAGAGCAACTCCCATAGCAGCTCCTTGAGGCTGTGCCTTCATtggcaggctcagcccagcaggaaCAAGCCTGGAGGTGCAGCAGAGGCATCAGAGCAAGGACAGGGCAAGATGGAAGTgaggcaagggcagggacaggggacatcaTTTATTAGGTCAGTGGGCACATTCAGAAAAACTACACATGATTGCAGGCACATCAGGCTGCTTCAGATCTGAAATAGAAGCAATAATCTTAGAGCTAAATACAGACTGAGAATAGTTTTTCTGTGTTAAACTTCATTATATTAATTAGGCAGTTTGAGAGAAAGGGTGATTAGTTCCTGTTGATGAAAGGGAGAATGCTAGCCAGAGGACAGCTGATGATGTAATTTGTGGCACAAAGAGAGAGTAAGAGAGATAGGAATAATTATTGCCTAGGAATCTCTGGTGATGGCAAAAACCAGAATGTAATATGCAGTCAATATCTATGTGATTTTCTATCCTGGAGTCAGGAATTTTAGTACTTGGATTGTCTTTTGAAGCAGTTCGGGAGACCTTCCTTGTAGTTCAGGAGTGAGAGGTTGGAGATGGAGTGGCTGATCTCTTTACTGGGCATTTCTGTCCCTTATCAGTTTGTACAAGTTAATTTGAGGTGGTTGCCTGCAGTTGTTGCCATCAGCCTGCCAAATCTGTCATGCAAAGCACACAGGCAGGAGGGTGGTAGCAGGTCTCAGTCCGTGTCACTTAGAAATCTGATTCTGTTAAGCAGCTGTGGTTAATTGCCAGCACTTCTGAGCTCATCACTATCCCTTCAATATTGTTTCCTGTGCAGTGACAGTTCCAGAGAAATTATGATTTCCTAAGGACCTAAATTTTCACATAAATATAAGTTCTTAGAGAACTTGTGTAGAGAAGGAAATTCTGAAAGATATTTAACTCTACACCCATAAGATAAATTAATGTGAGGTGAGGTGGATTATTATTTATGATTACCTCATAATTTCTAAAATCTTCTTGGAAGACTGAATTACAATTTCTCAAGTGATTTGGTTTAGCAATGCTGAAAGGAATCTTTAAGGACAGCACTGTAAGAGTCTAGAGGCAAAAGAGCAGAACATCCTTTACTCAAAACACCTGTTATTCAAAAATGAAATAGCAATTTTCTCaagtaaaatatgaaaatatgtcTCAAAGCAGTTAATAAACACAACATGAGATTCAATATGTAGTATTCATATATCTGCAAAGTAGGTAATTGTCCCAAGTGTTAATATTTTCAACAGTAACTGGAATTTTGTACTCTTCCACTCAGTTGCAGAGGTGCTGTAGGTACCTGGTTAACCCTGGAAagcacagacccctgagctTCAAAAACACATTGTAGTTACCTACAACATCTGAGACTCAGCAGGGAGTGAAAGGCTCAAATATGGGCTTAAAAGCACCAAATATACTCTTGCCCAGTCAATCTGTAGAAGATTCACACTTCTTAcatggctgtggcagagcccagcagccctgtctcTATGGTGGCATGTGAGATGTGTAGTATCAGGGTCTAATGAAAATCAAAGGGGAATTCATTTTAGTTTGTAAAATCTGTCTGCAAATCTAATTTTGACCAGCAACAACTTCAGCTGCAAAATTTTCACATGATTTGTACCAGAGGAATATATACTTTCATATATATAGAAACGTCCACAGACATTCTTTTAGAGAATCACAATAATCAGTATGTGAGATTTCAGTGCTCCATAGGCCTTCTGCTCTGAGGGGGGTGAATCAGACTCTACATGCCATGAACAATGAGAACCCAGTGCCTCACTATTGTAGGCATGTCTTGTTTCAAAACACAAAGGTTACCTAATCCAGGTTAAGAGAACTGAGCAACAAAGGAGGCACTCCAAGGCCACAGAGACTAAATGCAGTAAAAGGAGGGAATGGCAGGTCAGCCTCAGAGTTTGTTCCTGTGGCACAGAGAAACTGGATGAAGTTCCTTATAGCGAACAGCCAGGGAAAGTCCGACACTTACAGTGGATTCCAATGGAGACAGAAGcagaaacaacacagaaaaggGCAATGTCTTGCCCAGAGTCAGCTCTGGTCTGTGGAGTACCTAAGCTATCATCTATGACATCATGCTTCTCTCTAACTTGCCACCTCTGGTTTTCATCAGCGTGGCTGAAAACTCTTGGACTGTTGCATTACTGAGGCTGCCCAAGCAGCAAATTCGCCCCATTTCCTGGGATGAGAGCACCTCCTGCAacccttccctgtgctctgaTATTCCTAAACTCTTGACACTGCTACCCTTTGAAGTGAAGCCAAGCAAAGCCTGAGGtcaggaggtgctgggagggggCACCTCTCTCGCTGGAGCCTTGCATGCGGTGTCTCCCCTGGCACAACAGCTCCAGCACCACACAGTTCAGAGCTGAGGTCAGGCAGAATTGGAGTCTGGGTAAAGAGAGGAGCAACATGAaagcctggagcagcacagcaagtAGCAAGAAGTGGTGAACAAAGGGAGCAACACAGAACTCGGTCCTActgaggatgctgtgggaggaagaaaagctATGGTTATGGGTCTAGCAGGGAATGAATATGTTCTGCCAAGGAAAGAAGGTGGATGTCTAGGCCTGGTTTTAAAGGCATTAGCCAGTTGATAAAAACTTCTCAGAGAAGCTCACAGGGGCACTAAACAACAATAATTAAGGCTCTACATTCCCAGagtcctctttttttttatgctcTTGGTAATCCTGAAGCCAAGGGGACAAGGGAATGTAGCACAATGAGCTCCATGGCTGACAGACTGAGTAAATGTAAGAGTGTTccaaaactcagaaaaaagGAGCTGTGATTCCAAGCCTCTGAAGTGCAAAATCACCAAATGCAAACTACAGCAAGTTCCACCAAAAATGCAGCCATCAATACAACAGGTTGTTTATAACAAACCAAAGCTGACAGAATAAAGGATGGAGGTTGAGGGACGTCTGCACTGCATGCCAAggtttttctaaaaatattgtACACCTGCCATTTGTTGTGCACACTGATCATATTTTGTCTATGACGTAGAGAACTTGTAGTTCCAAAGGGGATGCGGTTTATGTTCCTGAGTCTTAatgctttttcccttctgtaAGGCAAAACTCCTCACTAAAATAAAGCCAAGAGGACAAAAGtcacacaggcactgccacGGTAACAGTTTAACTGTTCCTCTCACTGATCTTTGGAAACAGTCTCTTCAGCAGGATTTAAAGTTCTGGCACTTCAATTTAGCAAATTTTTTATGTAACTCATGAAGGGAATGCAGCCAACTCTGTACACTCAATTTAAATCAACTTGCTGATGATATAAAAAAGAGTGCTGAACCACCGGTTTGCTTCATCTGCTCCAAAACTACCAACACAAACCCTGAGGTATTTATTCCTGAAACGTTAATAGAACAGTCTAGGGCATCAGATCAGTACATGAACTCTGCTTTGACCCCATGTCAGTCCAAAGAGCTGATTTAACAACTCGTTGTTTGGTTACTTGATAGTTCAGAATGTAGCTGGGCTTTTTGCTCCCACAAGGCTTTTGCAGGTTGGGatgcagtgggagcagagagtgcagcactgggggatcatctgtcctggctgtgcacCAAGAGATTGTACAAGCAATTTTCAGCAGCTTTCTAATTTTGCATCATCAAAGAAGGATGATCCTTCCATGGCttatagaaccatagaatgatttgggttggaagggaccttgatAGCTCACCTAGTCCAACTCCCCACAATGAGCAGAGACAGCTTCAATTAAATCAGgtggctcagagccccatcctcAATATGTATGAATTACCTGAGCCGAAATTGAGAACTGCAGAACTTGTACTCATCAACCTGCAGTGCCAGGCCCTGGACTCAGCTCCAGGGGCCCTGGAGAACAGGACACAACAAAGGAGCACTACTCTGTGAACTCCACCCACAATTCAGGTTTCCACAGCAGAAATAACCAGAGCAGTTCAAGTTTGGTGGCCATTACCAGACTCCTTATCAAGAGAGAGGTCTGTTCCCTACCCACAGAATGAACACAGTACAGACTGTAGTTGTCCCCTGAACTTTCTGTGCAGCCATACTGGAGCCTCTGAGCAACTTCAGGGATCCTAGAGAGCAATTTTGAAAAGTTATTGACTTGTGCTGAATTAAGTGAGCCCTACAGATCAAAGTACCTTGAACTTGTGCTTGGGTGGGGACCTGGAGTGATGTGATAAGAGGCACTAAGCAGCACTGAGGGGGTCTCATATTTCTACCCTTTCCTTCACTGTAAATTAAAGTAACTTTCCAAGGTTTAACCCACACTAGGAATTCTAAGGAAGTAAACTGCATGTTCACGtgagaaaatacaaaagaattTGCACACCTGAGCAAATGCTTCCTTTTCCCCGTTATGTCCTTTTGATCCAAGCAAGTACATTTACCTGACAGCTGAATACTGGGTGTGCACAAATGACCCCAGCGACTGACCTGGCACTCGGTGAGAACAGAATGTTACAACGTGAATGTTTGGTCTCAGAAGTTTATCACGGAACCTCAGCAGAAGATAAATAACTGGGTGGCAGACTGAACACAAAGCAGGCATCTCTCATTCCTCtaagaagattaaaaaatcaTTCACGCTTAAAGGTTAAAAatcattaaagcaaaaaatctCCACACTTGCATTGAGAGAACTTGAAGTTCTCTTTTTGACTTGTCTCCTTTCAAAGCACCAGAACTAAACCCTGCTTGTCAAATCTTTGTATTGAAAGGTGCTGCAAAAATGTGTGTTCCAATAGATTTTTCCTTGCACGGCCCATCAGACACAGAGGTGGTTGCAGTGGAAAGGAACACATCAGCCTGGGAAAAGGATAAGCTTGCTGACCTTTAAACAAATGATCTCAGTTTAAATTACAGGAATAGAAATATTACAGAAGACATGAAGAGTCTCCCCTGTCAGAGTTGCTCAGCCTCTTGGGCAGTTTAGGTATCGTGCTGTAAATAGTAAAACAGTAGTAAATATTAAAGTCTAGGCATTCATATAGGAACAATACACAGAGCTGGCATTCTCTGTTTTCCAGCAATTGATCCAGCATTTTTCTAATTCCtcttaaaagcaaaatcatCCACTTAAAATAAGGTACCAAGCGATGCACTTTTAAGTGCTGTCcgcagctgtgctgtgagcgGAAAGATAAACCAGACAGCAAACTCAATGAAAGGGAGCCAGTTAAACAGAGACAGATGAATGCCAAAAAGCCCTTTTGCTGCATTATTGCTTTTGAACTGGTTGTCATGGCACTGGAAATGGATACCACTATCAGCCTCCCACCTCTGCCcagccagctcttcccagccaCTGCCAAAAGCAGAGAGTTTGCACTGCTGTGaaaagcacaggctgctgccactACGGCTCCACTCCCACCAAAGACAGGGGTGTGCATGGAATTGCACCTTTTGTCACATTAAGTGCATCCAACAAGAAAAGACTGACCTTTGGTCTCAAATTCCAGTGTCAGAACACTGAAGTTCAGGTCATTTTAATCCTGTGCTCCGTCTGTAGCTCACAACTTACTGCCAAGAGCCAAGGACTATTCACTTAGCACTGGGTCTCTGTATGGCTGGAGCAGCAATGGAACATAAGCTGACCTTTGTCAGATTTACACATTAATGCAGTTTCTCTTCCCTTTGACAATGTCCATTAGCAAGCAACACTATTTGCTGAGCAGGTGGAAAAGAGCAAAGGATTCAACTTCAAAATAGACCTGGAAAAACTGAGTTGTTCTGTCAGCCTCTGAATTATTTCccctcccattccccatttAATTTTGAGAAACTATTCAGTTAAAATTCGTAAAATCTGCTAAAATAAATACCTTAGAATGTCACAGTGTAGTTGCATTACACTTCTCTTTTTAATAGAGCATATAAAATGCAAGTTTACAATAGCTTTAGTAAGCTGTAAATCACTTTTATTCAGTTTAGTTTCTGAGCTATTAATCCCTAATACAGAGGCAGAGTGCTGATTTGCTGGTCTAGGACCTCCCGAGAGCATAGTTCCAATAATCCTGATGACATGGAAAGGAAATGTTACTGAATCACCTGAGTCCCTGCTATTCACATCCCATCACCCCATAACTCAATGTTCACAGAGCTTAAGAGTCTTAAttatcaaggaaaaaatatataataccATTTTGGCTTCAGTGAGCTGCAGTTATGAAAAACAAGTGtgattttttcaaataattgcAGGCAAGCCCCTAATGAGGTTATGTACTTTGTCAGGGGTATTTTGGGTAAGGAACCCCACATGAGGTCCAGTCATAGAGCCCTTTGCTCCAGAGTCAGACTCTGGTGCATCACTAGCAGTGCCAGTGCAAGGAACACAGTGCTCAGCTCGTCAGCAGGACACAAAGAACACACACATCACCACAGccaagtaattttaaagaattttaataCAAACTTAATATAAACTATTTCAGTCCCTCTTAACATGTAAGACACTGACTCAAAATACTTTTATACCTTTTTTCAAGTATTGCACAATGTAGgtacaaaattaatatttacgATTACATTTTCTTCCATAATATATAGCAAAAATCTTTAAACttttaacagaaaatacaatttgtgtttcttttgaaaaaagcaaatatttcgTACATTTTAATTCCACCACTAAGGAATATTCTGTACAcaacttttttactttttttagaaTTGATGTCTTAAAGATGGATATCTTacaatttcagtaaaaaaaatacaacatgaagctgctgcagctgtcaCAGATCACTGTAGTAAAAAGATATAAATGCAATACCATGTTGTAGAAACAATATATATACTCTGATATTTTACAAACTTTGTACTAAATTAAATTATACAATTAGAAAAAGACCAATAAACCCACCTATTAGTGCcaattttttaatacatatacatatatgtctgagcacacatatatatatacacatgaaAAAATTAGCCACTTCCTTGCTATATCTTAAATACTGTAAGAGGCCATATTTTTGAGAGTATATTTTTGTAATGTACAGTcagtataaaataattttgtgcttGGTtggcaaatgaaaaaatgaTGCATGTTGTATTTATCTAACCAAGCCTGAATGTATTCATACTAcaagccttaaaaaaaatctcaagagGTGGGAAAAAAGATACACCCTTGGGTACGTGCACTTCAACTTGTACAATAGTATTTACTtggatttctctttctgtttattttcagttaGCCATAACTGGCTGGAATTGCTGGTTAGAATACTGCATGTTGTTTAAACTAAAATTCAAGCCATCCACAAAAGACTTCTCATTTAAACCTCCATAGGCTGCAAACATATCAAAGGCATTACTGTACTGGAGAGGACTGAGGTTAAGCGGGCTGTCACCAGGAAAGATGCTACTACCTTGACCCTGCACATTGGGGACAACGAACTCCTTTGCGTTAGGAGAGAGAGCAGAAGTcttctgctgttgctgttgctgACTGCCTAGGCCGAGCCCATAAAGAGAGTgcatggaggaggagagggattTCTGCTTCAACAGGTCATTGACATTCAAGCCAAGGTTGGTGGGAGAGGTGCGGGCGACCTTGTTGCCACGGCCGCTGTTCTTCATTTTGGTTGAGCCAAACTTGGTGGCAGCAAATGTGGCAGTGGTGAAGGTTAAAGGCTGAGTAGACCGGGGCATGAAGGTCGGGCTCACAGCAGCTGAGTGACcaaagggaggagaaggagaactAGACACTGAAGATGCTGGGTCACTAATAGGCATGAACACCTGGGCCTCGGGGTTAAAGCTGTTCTTGATTTCCTTATCCAACTCACATCCATTTTCATTATCATCCACATAAAGCACTTTCACTGGTCCCTTTTCACCGATTTGGTATGAAACCTCAAATGGGTCAATCCAAACACTAAGATCCTGAGGCAAGTTGCCGCGAACATCATCAATGTCCAAACCACTCTCTTTGGATGCTTGTTCTATGACTGGGTCCACTTTCTCCCCTATATGAATACATCTAAACCCTGATCCTTTGTATGGCTTTTCTGGATACCAGTGCCCTTCATACTTCTTTTTCAGAAGTCTTTCAAGCTCTTCACCAAAAATGTTGACACGTCGTCTGGGAAGCTTATTGTACAgatatgaaataataaaattgagTGCTACTTGGATTTCAAGCTGCATagctgctgtgccacagagtTATAAGTCTGTTTCAAAACCCGAAGAAGAAAGTATTCAAGATGCCACAGGGAAACAAAATTTCATTGAAAATGCTGATTCAAGTTGATTATTGTCCTTCACCTTGAGTGCTCTTGTTCctttaagaaaagagaaaagcaaacacatcCAAATAAGAACAGTGTAAGATCAAGTTCCAAGGCCTATTCTTTtagctccattttctgcagaaaataggttactttttaagtgaaaaaatgtGCATCAAACTATTTCTGTTCCTGCCTGCAGAAGGTGAGGATGTCAGCTCCACTCAGTGTGACTTACAAACAACACTAGAGAGGATAGGCATGTGTTTACATATGCAGCATGAGGCACTTCCAAATCACGTGAGCTGCGTGTTTAGTTATTCACAAAGCAGCAAGGATAATTTTAAGACATCACAGAACTGCCAAGAGTGTCAACAGTTCAATTATCAACCTGTATTCAGATGATTTATAGTACTCAGCTGCAAAATTTAGTACCAGACCATTAGTTTAGC
Proteins encoded in this region:
- the TOB1 gene encoding protein Tob1; this encodes MQLEIQVALNFIISYLYNKLPRRRVNIFGEELERLLKKKYEGHWYPEKPYKGSGFRCIHIGEKVDPVIEQASKESGLDIDDVRGNLPQDLSVWIDPFEVSYQIGEKGPVKVLYVDDNENGCELDKEIKNSFNPEAQVFMPISDPASSVSSSPSPPFGHSAAVSPTFMPRSTQPLTFTTATFAATKFGSTKMKNSGRGNKVARTSPTNLGLNVNDLLKQKSLSSSMHSLYGLGLGSQQQQQQKTSALSPNAKEFVVPNVQGQGSSIFPGDSPLNLSPLQYSNAFDMFAAYGGLNEKSFVDGLNFSLNNMQYSNQQFQPVMAN